The Verrucomicrobiota bacterium nucleotide sequence CGCTTGTTTGGCTTTTTGTTTGGGAATCGTGAAGTAAAATACGGAGCCTTTGCCCAGTTCGGATTCGACCCAGATTCTCCCGCCGTGACGTTCGACAATGCGCTTGCAGATGGCCAGGCCGACGCCAGTGCCTGGATATTCCGCCTGGCTGTGCAGCCGTTGAAAGATCAGGAAGATGCGATCGAAGTACTCCGCCGCAATGCCGATGCCGTTGTCACGGACCGAGAAGATCCATTCGTCCAGCCGCTCTACTGCAGCCACATGAACGTGTGGCGGTTCTTTGCCGCGGAACTTGATGGCGTTGCTGATGAGATTCTGCACGAGCCGGATCAATTGGGGCGCGTCCGCCAGGATCGTGGGCAGTGGTTCGTTCGTGACCAGCCCTTGGCATTGTTTAATGGCGCTCTGGAGAGTGACACGCACTTGACCCAGAACTCCGTTGACATCAACCGACTCAAAGGACTGGCCGCGCGTGCCCATGCGGGAATACTCAAGCAGATCGTTAATAAGTTGCTGCATCCGGGTGGCCCCCTCGACGGCGTAGCGGATGAAATCACGCGCGTCGTCGTCAAGCTTGTCGTTGTAGCGCTGGGCCAGCATTTGCGTGTAGCTGGAGACCATTCGAAGCGGCTCCTGTAAATCGTGCGAAGCCACGTAGGCAAACCGTTCCAGCTCCTCGTTGCTGCGGCGCAATTCCGTCAACGCGGTTTGCAGGTTCTTCTCATTCTGGCGTCTTTCAGTGATGTCGCGAATGGCGCTGGAAACCAGCGTGCCCTCCTCCGTTTCCAAAGGGCTGAGGCTGACTTCCACTGGAAATTCAGTGTTGTCCTTGCGCAGGCCGTAGAGATTCAAACCCGCTCCCATGGGGCGCACCGTCGGAGCGTCGAAAAAGCGCATACGATGTCCGGCGTGATTTCCCCGAAAGCGCGGAGGCACGAGGAGTTCAATCTCTTTCCCCAAGAGTTCTTCACGCGAGTAGGCAAACAGCCTTTCGGCTTGAGAATTCATAAGTTCAATGAGGCCATGGCGATTGATAATCACGATCGCGTCCGGCGCCGATTCCAGAAACCGGCGGAATCTTTCCTCAGCCTTCTGGCGCACGATGATTTCTTTTTCCAAGGCTGCGTTGACCTTTCTCAAATCGTTCCGGCTGGGCAAGGCGAGCGCGGTTGGCATCAACTTTGCGAGAAGGATCGCCGTGAACACGGACACCAACGCTGTCACGGCTTTTATAACTCCGGAAAGCCAGTAGGCAGGGTGCCACACCGACCAGATTTCCATCAGGTGCGTGGTGCCGCAAGCTAGAATAAAAATAGCGAAAAAGACCAATATCCAGTTAAATGCAAAGTCTCTGCGTTTGCGAACGTAGTAAAGCAGCGTGAGTGGAATCGAATAATACGCCAGCGTTATGAGTGCATCGGAAATAACATGCAGCCAGATGAGGCCGGGCTCCCAAAGATAACAATGGCCGTGAGGCATGAAGCCTTCGCCCGACAGGAGTTGTTTGATGAATTCCATACGCTTTAATGACCGGACCAGCCCCGACCGCGGAATTCTGGCTCGCCGTCGCCTGAGTCGTGGTCGAGGCAGACCCGGTCCCTTCCGATGATGTTAATCGCGCGGCTCCAACGTTTACATCTGACCGCGTTGCCGCATCGCGGATGACTTCGCCGAAATATCGGCCAGCTTGAGCGAGCCGCCCGTCGGTCTTGGCG carries:
- a CDS encoding PAS domain S-box protein — encoded protein: MEFIKQLLSGEGFMPHGHCYLWEPGLIWLHVISDALITLAYYSIPLTLLYYVRKRRDFAFNWILVFFAIFILACGTTHLMEIWSVWHPAYWLSGVIKAVTALVSVFTAILLAKLMPTALALPSRNDLRKVNAALEKEIIVRQKAEERFRRFLESAPDAIVIINRHGLIELMNSQAERLFAYSREELLGKEIELLVPPRFRGNHAGHRMRFFDAPTVRPMGAGLNLYGLRKDNTEFPVEVSLSPLETEEGTLVSSAIRDITERRQNEKNLQTALTELRRSNEELERFAYVASHDLQEPLRMVSSYTQMLAQRYNDKLDDDARDFIRYAVEGATRMQQLINDLLEYSRMGTRGQSFESVDVNGVLGQVRVTLQSAIKQCQGLVTNEPLPTILADAPQLIRLVQNLISNAIKFRGKEPPHVHVAAVERLDEWIFSVRDNGIGIAAEYFDRIFLIFQRLHSQAEYPGTGVGLAICKRIVERHGGRIWVESELGKGSVFYFTIPKQKAKQAS